Proteins from one bacterium genomic window:
- a CDS encoding TraB/GumN family protein, giving the protein MRLWDLITEERPLAMVWLLEKQGRSSWLVGSAHFFPYKFRRALEHLLREARVLLLEGPLELGDLRQVAQKGLVSQEGGLSPFLDEVCLARLHKVLGPAGSRAGELMPGILSLGPSQGNTLKSILDSMQPWMAFFTLWVSYLERLGWIYHMDRDGLHIGKRMGCQVIYLECLEEQIQALEQIPKERIVSFLKAAHMWKNYSGLYVRLYLRGDLQGLLGLSGGFPSRCPAVIDRRDRLLYERMLPYLEKGGAVALVGAPHTKAILGWLDKEGYLVRQVRVA; this is encoded by the coding sequence TTGAGACTCTGGGATCTTATCACGGAGGAAAGGCCCCTGGCCATGGTCTGGCTTCTGGAGAAGCAGGGGAGATCTTCCTGGCTGGTGGGTTCGGCCCATTTCTTCCCTTACAAGTTCCGCAGAGCACTGGAACACCTGCTGCGAGAGGCCCGTGTTTTGCTACTGGAGGGCCCCCTGGAACTGGGGGACTTGAGGCAGGTGGCTCAAAAGGGCCTGGTCTCTCAAGAAGGAGGTCTGAGCCCATTCTTGGATGAGGTATGCCTGGCAAGACTCCATAAGGTGCTTGGGCCTGCAGGCTCCAGGGCAGGGGAGTTGATGCCTGGGATCTTGAGCCTTGGGCCCTCCCAAGGCAACACCTTGAAGTCCATTTTGGACAGCATGCAGCCGTGGATGGCTTTTTTCACCCTGTGGGTAAGCTATCTGGAACGTCTTGGATGGATCTATCATATGGACCGGGATGGATTGCACATAGGAAAAAGAATGGGTTGCCAGGTCATTTACCTGGAGTGTCTAGAGGAGCAGATCCAGGCCCTGGAGCAGATCCCGAAGGAGAGGATAGTCTCTTTCCTCAAGGCGGCCCATATGTGGAAGAACTACAGTGGCCTTTATGTGAGGCTGTACCTCAGGGGGGATCTGCAAGGGCTTCTTGGGCTTTCCGGGGGCTTTCCGAGCCGCTGTCCGGCTGTGATAGACAGGAGAGACCGCTTGCTTTATGAACGCATGCTTCCCTACCTGGAGAAGGGGGGGGCTGTGGCGCTGGTTGGGGCGCCTCACACAAAGGCCATATTAGGTTGGCTTGATAAAGAAGGTTACCTTGTGCGACAGGTGCGGGTGGCTTGA
- the gcvH gene encoding glycine cleavage system protein GcvH, with protein sequence MATVEGYEMPEDLYYHKEHMWARVQGDIAVVGITDFAQKLAGDISFVDMPEQGDEVEQGDRVGTIETGKWLGKLYAPVSGEVVARNEAVEDDPTVINRDVYGEGWIFKIKMSDSSELENLMKGQEAIAWLKGEIEKHAKK encoded by the coding sequence ATGGCTACAGTTGAAGGCTACGAGATGCCAGAGGATCTTTACTACCACAAGGAGCACATGTGGGCGCGGGTACAAGGAGACATAGCGGTAGTGGGAATCACGGATTTCGCCCAGAAGCTGGCCGGGGACATAAGCTTCGTGGATATGCCTGAGCAAGGCGATGAGGTGGAGCAAGGAGACAGGGTGGGCACCATAGAAACTGGCAAGTGGCTGGGCAAGCTCTACGCTCCGGTTTCCGGCGAGGTGGTGGCTCGCAACGAGGCCGTGGAGGATGATCCCACGGTCATCAACAGGGATGTTTACGGCGAAGGATGGATATTTAAGATAAAGATGAGCGATTCTTCAGAGCTGGAAAACCTCATGAAGGGTCAGGAGGCCATAGCCTGGCTAAAAGGGGAAATAGAGAAACACGCCAAGAAGTGA
- the larA gene encoding nickel-dependent lactate racemase, with protein MEITVPYGQGEIKVRVPEENLLGVYHPNEVRPQPEKETLLRALENPMGGPGFADFLEGAGEVLFIVNDGTRPTPTAKVLEILQAHLRKIDARFIVATGCHRAPTEEEYRFIFGPLYQEFKNKIYVHDSRNEREMVYLGTSKNGTQMYVNHHGVKADRLVAISSVEPHYFGGYTGGRKSFLPGIASYKTIEQNHKYAIRPEAKSLALAGNPVHEDMIDALKSVEGKPIFSIQVVLDKDRKIYGATSGDIHASLEGAIEKANELFCVKVPQKADIVVSVAPYPMDVDLYQSQKALESGKLALEQDGILIMVSKCRTGIGERAFFELLARAGGNPAKALEEIDRGYKLGYHKAAKMAEIALWAQMWAVTDLPDSDLEAVFMRPFHDLQKALDEALAAKGKDAKVLFLMDGSITVPMLS; from the coding sequence ATGGAGATAACGGTTCCGTACGGTCAAGGAGAGATAAAGGTCAGGGTGCCTGAGGAGAACCTGCTGGGAGTGTACCATCCCAACGAGGTAAGGCCGCAGCCCGAGAAGGAGACTCTTCTTAGAGCTTTGGAGAATCCCATGGGAGGCCCTGGTTTTGCAGATTTCCTGGAAGGGGCCGGTGAGGTTCTCTTCATAGTAAACGATGGCACCAGGCCCACCCCCACTGCCAAGGTCTTGGAGATTCTTCAGGCCCACCTGCGAAAGATAGATGCCCGCTTCATTGTGGCCACGGGGTGTCATAGAGCTCCCACAGAAGAAGAATATCGATTCATCTTCGGACCTCTGTATCAGGAGTTCAAAAACAAGATATATGTGCACGACTCCCGAAATGAGCGGGAAATGGTGTACCTGGGCACATCCAAGAACGGCACCCAGATGTACGTCAACCATCACGGAGTAAAGGCTGACAGGCTGGTGGCCATCAGCTCAGTGGAACCCCATTATTTTGGTGGTTACACAGGGGGCAGGAAGAGCTTTTTGCCCGGGATTGCCTCTTACAAGACCATAGAGCAGAACCACAAGTACGCCATTCGACCCGAGGCCAAGAGTTTGGCTCTGGCGGGCAACCCCGTGCATGAGGACATGATAGACGCCCTCAAGAGCGTGGAAGGCAAGCCCATTTTCTCCATCCAGGTGGTTTTGGATAAGGATCGAAAGATCTACGGGGCCACCTCAGGGGATATTCACGCCTCCCTGGAAGGAGCCATTGAAAAGGCCAACGAGCTTTTTTGTGTAAAGGTTCCACAGAAGGCGGACATAGTCGTGTCCGTGGCCCCTTACCCCATGGATGTGGATCTTTATCAGTCCCAGAAGGCCCTGGAAAGCGGCAAGCTGGCCCTCGAGCAAGACGGTATACTGATAATGGTTAGCAAGTGTCGCACTGGAATCGGGGAGAGGGCTTTCTTTGAACTATTGGCCAGGGCAGGAGGAAACCCTGCCAAGGCTCTGGAGGAGATAGACAGGGGCTATAAGCTGGGATATCACAAGGCTGCCAAGATGGCAGAAATTGCACTCTGGGCTCAAATGTGGGCTGTTACTGACCTTCCGGATTCGGATCTGGAGGCTGTTTTCATGAGGCCTTTTCATGACCTCCAGAAGGCCTTGGATGAGGCCCTGGCTGCCAAGGGAAAGGACGCCAAGGTGCTTTTTCTCATGGACGGATCAATAACCGTGCCCATGTTGTCCTGA
- a CDS encoding FAD-binding and (Fe-S)-binding domain-containing protein, with product MPLKESVLEKLLEIFGEKDVSTRTSELYVYSFDGGIHRRMPDAVVRPRQTVQVQKLVALANEEKVPLVPRGAGTGLVGAAVPIVGGIVVDMQGMKQIKEIRVDGMYAVVEPGVVCDRFNEALKPYNYFIPGPASSEVATLGGMVGHNSSGGFALKYGATRDYVLGLLVVLPNGDVIDVGTKTPVNSGGFQFEKFFCGSEGTLGIFTEIVLKIVPKPKAKAACVAFFEDLEKTGQCVANIVAQGMVPSQIEIMTGISIKAVNKAKGLGLPECAGMLLIEVDGHPSVVSQEVELVGKICEQSGAFKTEFTDDPKRMEILWKGRKEMIPSLSILKEDYATVMLADDMAVPIYNVPKALKAFDEIASQYDIYIPAYGHAATGNLHTKVLMDPTNPDHWKQAEEAVPRMYDAVMALGGTTTGEHGIGITKAPFLHREKAGAVKAMKAIKRALDPHNIMNPKKLMDWEEGFVTHLRYPFQVPEGKGELAPHFHEMITCTQCGYCKGVCPGIQCAEGWDSLSPRGKVALSYGVVTGEIPLDKSVADRLFQCVLCGDCFRRCPSGINAPELVKAARAELVDAGLAYDTHRALVENIMRTGNIYGDEAMEVPVTQGEAVVFLGCQYGSRLNKTKKYLKIMEKLGLAARVEGGLCCGYPMAVLGFKKSLEEYKKRFLDRFKSQEMVSFCPSCALFLHEEYGFPVRHILQVVAEKLRGKELPSNGKVVTYHDSCDLSRGMKITEEPREILKALGYKLVEMKYNRAQSRCCGGGGGILTTDQAMSGDISESRIQEALETGAETLVTACPTCEQVLRKAASNIKTGKIAVKELSDVLSEALK from the coding sequence ATGCCACTGAAGGAGTCGGTTCTGGAGAAACTGTTGGAGATCTTCGGCGAGAAGGATGTGAGCACTCGCACGTCGGAGCTTTACGTATATTCCTTTGACGGGGGCATCCATAGAAGGATGCCTGATGCAGTGGTAAGGCCCAGGCAAACGGTGCAGGTTCAGAAGCTGGTGGCCCTGGCCAATGAGGAAAAGGTGCCATTGGTGCCCAGAGGCGCTGGAACCGGGCTTGTGGGGGCCGCCGTGCCCATAGTGGGTGGAATCGTTGTGGACATGCAAGGCATGAAGCAGATCAAGGAGATCCGGGTAGATGGCATGTATGCTGTGGTGGAGCCCGGGGTGGTCTGCGACAGATTCAACGAAGCTTTGAAGCCTTACAATTACTTCATCCCTGGACCGGCCTCCAGCGAGGTGGCCACCCTGGGTGGTATGGTTGGCCACAATTCCTCAGGCGGCTTTGCCCTGAAATATGGGGCCACCAGGGACTATGTGCTGGGTCTCTTGGTGGTGCTGCCCAATGGGGATGTCATAGATGTGGGCACCAAGACGCCAGTGAATTCAGGAGGATTCCAGTTCGAGAAGTTTTTCTGTGGTTCGGAAGGCACACTGGGGATATTCACAGAGATAGTGCTCAAGATCGTTCCCAAGCCCAAAGCCAAAGCAGCCTGTGTGGCTTTCTTTGAGGATCTGGAGAAAACAGGTCAGTGCGTGGCCAACATTGTGGCCCAGGGCATGGTCCCCTCACAGATCGAGATCATGACAGGGATATCCATCAAGGCGGTCAACAAGGCCAAGGGGCTTGGGCTACCCGAGTGCGCTGGCATGCTCTTGATAGAGGTGGACGGGCATCCAAGTGTGGTGAGCCAGGAGGTGGAGCTTGTGGGAAAGATCTGTGAACAAAGTGGTGCCTTCAAGACCGAGTTCACAGATGACCCCAAGCGCATGGAGATCCTCTGGAAAGGCCGAAAGGAAATGATCCCTTCCCTGAGCATTCTGAAGGAAGACTATGCCACCGTGATGCTCGCAGACGACATGGCCGTGCCCATATACAACGTGCCCAAGGCGCTAAAGGCCTTCGACGAGATCGCTAGCCAATATGACATCTATATCCCGGCTTACGGCCATGCCGCAACAGGCAACCTTCACACCAAGGTGCTCATGGATCCCACAAATCCTGACCACTGGAAGCAGGCCGAGGAGGCTGTGCCCAGGATGTATGATGCGGTAATGGCCCTGGGCGGCACAACCACAGGTGAGCATGGCATAGGAATTACCAAGGCTCCCTTTCTCCACAGGGAAAAAGCTGGGGCTGTCAAGGCCATGAAGGCCATAAAAAGGGCTCTGGATCCACACAACATAATGAACCCGAAGAAACTCATGGACTGGGAGGAGGGTTTTGTGACCCACCTGCGCTATCCCTTCCAGGTGCCCGAAGGCAAGGGCGAGCTGGCCCCCCATTTCCACGAGATGATCACATGCACCCAGTGTGGTTACTGCAAGGGTGTGTGTCCTGGCATTCAGTGCGCAGAAGGTTGGGACTCTTTGAGCCCCAGGGGCAAGGTGGCCCTTTCTTACGGTGTGGTGACAGGGGAAATCCCTCTGGATAAGTCAGTGGCGGACAGGCTTTTCCAGTGTGTGCTGTGCGGAGACTGTTTCAGAAGGTGTCCCTCTGGGATAAACGCTCCGGAGCTGGTAAAGGCAGCCAGAGCCGAACTTGTGGATGCTGGTTTGGCCTATGATACTCACCGGGCGCTGGTGGAGAACATCATGCGCACCGGCAACATTTACGGGGACGAGGCCATGGAGGTGCCTGTGACCCAGGGAGAGGCAGTGGTCTTCTTGGGCTGCCAGTATGGCTCCAGGCTGAACAAGACCAAGAAGTACCTGAAGATCATGGAGAAGCTCGGGCTTGCAGCCAGGGTGGAAGGAGGACTCTGCTGCGGATATCCCATGGCAGTTCTGGGCTTCAAGAAATCTCTGGAAGAATATAAAAAACGTTTCCTGGACCGATTCAAGTCTCAGGAGATGGTCTCCTTCTGTCCCTCCTGCGCCCTCTTCCTGCACGAAGAGTACGGATTTCCTGTGAGACACATTCTTCAGGTAGTGGCTGAGAAGCTCAGGGGCAAGGAGCTTCCAAGCAATGGGAAGGTGGTCACATATCATGATTCCTGTGACCTTTCCCGAGGCATGAAGATAACCGAGGAACCCAGAGAGATCCTCAAGGCCTTGGGTTACAAGCTGGTGGAAATGAAATACAACAGAGCCCAGTCCAGATGCTGTGGAGGAGGAGGCGGCATTCTTACCACAGACCAGGCCATGTCTGGAGATATCTCCGAATCTCGCATCCAGGAGGCTCTGGAGACAGGGGCCGAGACCCTTGTGACTGCCTGCCCCACTTGTGAGCAGGTGCTGAGAAAGGCTGCTTCCAACATTAAGACAGGAAAAATAGCCGTGAAGGAGCTAAGTGACGTTCTTTCAGAGGCCCTGAAATAG
- a CDS encoding response regulator, with the protein MQPRKLLLIDDERAILEVLGISLASEGYEVLTAESASKGLEIFRQGEIKLVVTDIRMPGMDGIELLKNIKALDQEAEVVVITGHGDMESAIAVLREGASDFITKPIREEALLLALQRAEKKIQTTELLKQYTSGLEEKVAQYRRELEMAQEELLRQERLATIGETVAGLAHYIKNILNALRGGAYKVNSALAKADWPLLQEGWNMVQRNMERISQLALDLLDFSKQRVPEKSPCNPVELVSEVVRILQPTAEEQGIKVISRLEEVGEAYWDRKGIHRVLLNLGTNALDACRFHPDRAREFCIEFHLALERRAPGEQRILLQVSDNGCGMDQEAKERVFSRFFSTKGGQGTGLGLLLARKIVEEHGGSISFETQEGQGTTFQVLLPKN; encoded by the coding sequence ATGCAACCCAGGAAGCTTCTTCTGATAGATGATGAAAGGGCTATTTTGGAGGTGCTGGGTATCTCTCTGGCCAGCGAGGGTTACGAGGTGCTCACGGCCGAGTCCGCCAGTAAAGGCCTGGAGATATTCAGGCAGGGGGAAATCAAGCTTGTGGTCACCGATATTCGCATGCCGGGGATGGACGGCATAGAGTTACTGAAAAATATCAAGGCTCTGGACCAAGAAGCCGAGGTGGTGGTGATCACAGGCCACGGGGACATGGAGTCAGCCATCGCTGTGTTACGAGAAGGAGCTTCTGACTTCATCACCAAACCCATTCGTGAGGAAGCGCTTCTTCTGGCCCTCCAGAGAGCCGAGAAAAAGATCCAAACCACAGAACTGCTCAAGCAATATACATCAGGCCTGGAGGAGAAGGTGGCCCAGTACCGTCGGGAGCTGGAGATGGCTCAAGAGGAGCTCCTGCGCCAAGAAAGGCTTGCCACCATAGGGGAGACCGTGGCCGGATTGGCTCACTATATCAAGAACATCCTCAATGCCCTCAGGGGTGGGGCATACAAGGTGAATTCCGCCCTGGCCAAAGCCGACTGGCCATTGCTGCAGGAAGGCTGGAACATGGTTCAGAGAAACATGGAGAGGATCTCCCAACTGGCCCTGGACCTACTGGATTTCTCCAAGCAGAGGGTTCCTGAAAAGAGTCCTTGCAACCCTGTGGAGTTGGTCTCGGAGGTGGTGAGAATCCTCCAGCCCACCGCCGAAGAGCAAGGGATCAAAGTTATCTCTCGACTGGAGGAGGTGGGAGAGGCCTACTGGGACAGAAAAGGGATTCATAGGGTTCTATTGAATCTGGGCACCAATGCCCTGGATGCCTGTAGATTCCATCCTGATCGGGCCAGGGAGTTCTGCATTGAGTTCCACCTGGCCCTGGAGAGGAGGGCCCCAGGGGAGCAAAGAATTCTGCTCCAGGTCTCTGACAACGGCTGCGGCATGGACCAGGAAGCCAAGGAAAGGGTCTTCTCCCGGTTCTTCAGCACCAAGGGCGGGCAGGGAACCGGGCTTGGCCTCTTGCTGGCCCGCAAGATAGTAGAGGAGCATGGCGGAAGCATCTCCTTTGAAACCCAAGAAGGTCAGGGTACCACCTTCCAGGTGCTCTTGCCCAAAAACTGA
- a CDS encoding ATP-binding protein, translated as MLLSAIRDYHRRLSLHRKVFFSSLTILVLILLVNSIAYWRIFIPMFVDQMKTYSLRVAYYLATRCRPLILSGDLEELRRIIVLREAIEYEIAYIFVTDETNRMLAYTFPDHAPPEIDMVRLPGPEEEKIRLLKVGESWIYDTAVLVKEGNRPIGVIHVGMRKTPLDRMIQEMGVILALLMLVTVGLAIFLGQLAATYVTTPLSRLTQAMKRLARGLDEPLPPILRSPRCWEFKGCSKTECPAYGQMVGPCWTLSSSVSPATHASLSQPLREVCKVCKVYRKSQGDEIAQLAHAFGEIIWSMRSKSEELSRSERKRRLLFDYDPNAVFLVDRSLDRILEANETALRMLHCPREELLEQQFLSLLASEDAELLKARSQACEVGMAFDIPKLRLSTCTQEALLVNLHARVVDLADVQGSAGETCVLVRMVDVTRRLQEESLLIQASKMATLGEMATGVAHELNQPLNVIKVGADFFQKMANRGQTISQEKLLTIARNMSEQVDRASRIIDHLREFGRKSEFQMYPTDPNEAIRGAFTLLGQQLTLREISVELNLQPDLPRILGDKNRLEQIFLNLITNARDAMSSNPPGTPRRLTVTSFGVKNRVVVEVSDTGQGMPQAVLNRIFEPFFTTKPPGEGTGLGLSITYNLVSDFKGNIEVQSHVGVGTTFLLSFPVYREGNNATQEASSDR; from the coding sequence ATGCTTTTGTCAGCCATAAGAGATTACCACAGAAGGCTCAGCCTTCATCGAAAGGTGTTTTTCAGCAGCCTCACCATCCTTGTGTTGATTCTCCTGGTCAACAGCATCGCCTACTGGAGGATCTTCATCCCCATGTTCGTGGACCAGATGAAGACTTACAGTCTCAGGGTGGCCTATTACCTGGCCACCAGATGCCGGCCCCTGATACTTTCCGGAGATCTGGAAGAACTGAGAAGGATAATTGTCCTGAGGGAGGCCATAGAGTACGAGATCGCATACATCTTCGTCACAGACGAGACCAACCGGATGCTGGCTTACACATTTCCGGATCATGCGCCCCCTGAGATAGACATGGTTAGGCTTCCGGGTCCGGAGGAGGAGAAAATCAGGCTGCTGAAGGTGGGGGAGTCCTGGATATACGACACCGCAGTACTAGTTAAGGAAGGCAACCGGCCCATAGGGGTTATCCACGTGGGCATGCGCAAGACCCCCTTGGATAGGATGATCCAGGAGATGGGGGTTATCTTGGCACTTCTCATGCTTGTTACCGTGGGTCTGGCCATATTCCTGGGCCAACTCGCAGCCACGTACGTTACCACACCCCTTTCGCGACTCACACAGGCCATGAAGCGTCTGGCCCGAGGCCTGGATGAGCCCCTGCCACCCATCTTGCGCTCCCCCAGGTGCTGGGAATTCAAAGGATGCTCCAAGACCGAGTGCCCGGCCTACGGTCAAATGGTGGGGCCATGCTGGACGTTGAGCAGCTCCGTGTCCCCTGCCACCCATGCCTCCTTGAGTCAACCACTCCGGGAGGTCTGCAAGGTATGCAAAGTCTACAGGAAGTCACAAGGGGATGAAATCGCTCAACTGGCTCATGCTTTCGGGGAGATCATATGGAGCATGCGCAGCAAGAGCGAGGAACTCTCGCGCTCTGAACGCAAGAGGAGGCTGCTGTTCGACTATGATCCCAATGCAGTATTCCTGGTGGATCGCTCCCTGGATAGAATCTTGGAGGCCAATGAGACCGCATTGCGCATGCTGCATTGCCCCAGGGAGGAGCTTCTTGAGCAGCAATTCCTCTCCTTGTTGGCATCAGAGGATGCAGAGCTTCTCAAAGCCAGATCACAGGCCTGCGAGGTGGGCATGGCCTTCGACATCCCCAAGCTCAGGCTAAGCACATGCACTCAGGAAGCTCTGTTGGTCAACCTTCACGCCAGAGTCGTGGACTTGGCCGATGTGCAAGGCTCGGCTGGGGAGACCTGTGTGCTGGTGCGCATGGTGGATGTGACCAGGAGGCTCCAGGAGGAATCTCTTCTGATACAAGCCAGCAAGATGGCCACCTTGGGCGAGATGGCCACGGGGGTAGCCCACGAGCTCAACCAGCCCCTCAATGTCATAAAGGTAGGGGCAGACTTTTTCCAGAAAATGGCCAACCGAGGACAGACCATTTCCCAGGAAAAGCTATTGACCATAGCCAGGAACATGAGTGAGCAGGTGGACAGGGCTTCGCGTATCATAGATCACCTGAGGGAATTCGGTAGAAAGTCTGAGTTTCAGATGTATCCCACGGACCCCAATGAGGCCATAAGAGGGGCTTTCACCCTGCTGGGCCAGCAGCTAACCCTAAGGGAGATCTCCGTGGAGCTGAACCTGCAACCTGATCTCCCCAGGATCCTTGGAGACAAGAACAGGCTGGAGCAGATATTCTTGAACCTCATCACCAATGCCAGAGATGCCATGTCATCCAACCCTCCCGGCACACCCCGCAGGCTCACAGTAACATCCTTTGGAGTTAAAAACAGGGTGGTGGTGGAGGTCTCGGACACTGGACAGGGCATGCCCCAGGCAGTGCTCAACAGAATCTTCGAGCCTTTTTTCACCACCAAACCCCCGGGGGAGGGAACCGGATTGGGGCTTTCCATTACCTATAACCTGGTCAGTGATTTCAAAGGCAACATAGAGGTCCAGTCCCATGTTGGAGTGGGAACCACCTTTTTGCTGAGTTTTCCGGTTTACCGGGAGGGAAATAATGCAACCCAGGAAGCTTCTTCTGATAGATGA
- a CDS encoding response regulator, producing MGSLVLIVDDDPDNVSYLKDVLEDAGYKTITAGDGLEGMEKVRKGSPDLVLLDLMMPNKSGIRMFQELKADPELRRIPVVIVTGVSQATGVDFSHLLVRQPQLTGQPEVSATGDTMYSRPSGFLEKPVEPEELLRVVRDILEPKMA from the coding sequence ATGGGAAGTTTAGTGCTTATTGTGGATGATGATCCTGACAATGTGAGCTACCTCAAAGATGTCTTAGAAGACGCTGGTTATAAGACCATAACCGCCGGAGACGGCCTGGAAGGAATGGAGAAGGTTCGTAAGGGCTCTCCTGATCTGGTGCTTCTGGATCTCATGATGCCCAACAAGAGCGGCATCAGGATGTTCCAGGAGCTCAAGGCAGATCCAGAGCTGAGGCGGATACCCGTGGTGATAGTTACCGGAGTGTCTCAGGCCACAGGGGTGGATTTCAGCCATTTGCTTGTGAGACAGCCCCAGCTCACGGGCCAGCCAGAGGTGAGTGCCACTGGAGACACCATGTACAGCCGACCCTCTGGTTTCCTGGAAAAGCCTGTGGAACCAGAAGAACTCCTTAGGGTGGTCCGAGATATCTTGGAACCTAAGATGGCTTAG
- a CDS encoding thiolase family protein has product MGRLQEVVVIDAVRSAIGKSGRKGMEKGGQLCQASAQDLLANTLRGLLDRVHARCPKFQEQEIEDVIIGCLSQVGEQALNIGRIASLLAGIPKEAAGCTINQYCNAGLKGIHMGAHEIMVGEAEIVVCGGVELMSHYGIGSDLQAALQANFPVRMSSRVQEVALAVPQGLCAEMISEQYGHSREDLERFGLWSMQKALEADQKGFYADHIVPFEYTWEGVTRRVEKDEVLRPKALLDPEGYLADSMKLPTPFKENGLVSAGSSSAIVDGAAAVLLMSSRKAEELGLEPMCRIASCAVAGGDPVPMLLAPIPAVQKALKRAGKTMDQMDVIEPNEAFASPLLVFADQLGYDRFDPRVNPTGGAIALGHPIGASGVLYFGEMVHHLKRTKGRAGVQMLCGGGGVGIAIVVEAI; this is encoded by the coding sequence ATGGGAAGGCTTCAGGAAGTGGTGGTGATCGATGCGGTCAGATCGGCCATAGGCAAGTCTGGCAGGAAGGGCATGGAAAAGGGCGGACAGCTCTGTCAGGCCTCTGCCCAGGATCTCTTGGCCAACACCTTGAGGGGGCTCTTGGACAGGGTACACGCCCGGTGCCCCAAATTCCAGGAACAGGAGATCGAGGATGTGATCATCGGTTGTCTGAGTCAGGTGGGAGAACAGGCCTTGAACATCGGGCGAATAGCTTCGCTCTTGGCCGGGATTCCCAAGGAGGCTGCTGGCTGCACTATAAATCAGTACTGCAATGCTGGGCTAAAAGGCATTCACATGGGAGCCCATGAAATAATGGTGGGAGAAGCAGAGATAGTGGTTTGCGGCGGGGTGGAGCTCATGTCCCATTATGGGATAGGATCCGACTTGCAGGCCGCGCTTCAGGCCAATTTCCCCGTGCGCATGTCTTCCAGGGTTCAGGAAGTGGCCTTGGCAGTACCCCAGGGTCTTTGTGCTGAGATGATCTCGGAGCAATACGGTCACAGCCGGGAAGACCTGGAGCGTTTCGGACTCTGGAGCATGCAAAAGGCTCTGGAGGCAGATCAGAAGGGATTCTATGCTGATCACATCGTGCCATTTGAGTACACCTGGGAAGGGGTTACCAGGAGAGTGGAGAAAGACGAGGTGCTTCGTCCCAAGGCCTTGCTGGATCCTGAAGGATACCTGGCAGACTCCATGAAACTTCCCACACCTTTCAAGGAAAACGGTCTTGTGAGTGCAGGTAGCTCCTCGGCCATCGTGGATGGAGCAGCAGCTGTGCTGCTCATGAGTTCCAGGAAAGCAGAGGAACTGGGTCTGGAACCCATGTGCCGTATCGCCTCTTGTGCGGTTGCCGGAGGAGATCCTGTGCCCATGCTCCTGGCTCCCATCCCTGCAGTGCAAAAAGCCTTAAAAAGGGCTGGGAAAACCATGGATCAGATGGATGTCATAGAGCCCAACGAGGCCTTTGCTTCTCCCCTTTTGGTTTTTGCCGACCAGCTAGGTTATGACAGGTTCGACCCTAGGGTGAACCCCACGGGAGGCGCCATTGCACTGGGGCATCCCATAGGGGCCTCGGGGGTGCTTTACTTTGGTGAGATGGTTCATCATCTGAAACGCACCAAGGGGCGTGCAGGGGTGCAAATGCTCTGTGGAGGAGGCGGGGTGGGCATCGCCATCGTGGTGGAGGCCATCTGA
- a CDS encoding universal stress protein has translation MALFRKILYCTDFSPTADHAFQYALEMARIHEACLVIFHSVHQTLYPVLAEPFVMTQVVEQQEDRLRQEAQEEIRRRYVPSIPQNLSWEILVHSGSPSQEILRAISEKGVDLVVMGARGRSPLELLMFGSVAHRVVKRSPVPVLTVSNRPAGS, from the coding sequence ATGGCTCTTTTTAGAAAGATCCTCTATTGCACGGACTTCTCTCCCACCGCTGATCACGCCTTTCAATACGCCCTGGAAATGGCCAGAATTCATGAGGCCTGCTTGGTAATTTTCCACTCCGTGCATCAAACCCTTTATCCTGTTCTGGCAGAACCCTTTGTCATGACTCAGGTGGTGGAGCAACAGGAGGATCGCCTCAGGCAGGAGGCACAAGAGGAGATCCGCCGCAGGTACGTCCCTTCTATCCCCCAAAATCTCTCCTGGGAGATCCTGGTGCACTCGGGCAGCCCATCCCAGGAGATCTTAAGGGCGATCTCAGAAAAAGGCGTTGATTTGGTGGTAATGGGAGCCAGGGGACGCTCCCCCCTTGAGCTTCTCATGTTCGGCAGTGTGGCCCACAGGGTGGTGAAGCGTTCCCCGGTCCCGGTGCTAACTGTCTCTAACAGGCCTGCCGGGTCATAA